A window of the Lepisosteus oculatus isolate fLepOcu1 chromosome 14, fLepOcu1.hap2, whole genome shotgun sequence genome harbors these coding sequences:
- the LOC138242524 gene encoding zona pellucida sperm-binding protein 3-like has translation MYFQATAYFATVEQRLYIHSCYVTEKPDQHSQPRFPVIDNLGCMVDSKADGCLSRFVPSKQKDVLRFTIDAFLFQKKLSRKHEVTELYMHCVMAVAPAKATPGTKSCTYNREVKRWEELYGDHEVCACCESRCPGSCNEGGYQEPGDQ, from the exons atgtacttccaggccactgcctactttgccacagTGGAGCAGAGGCTGTACATCCACTCGTGTTACGTAACGGAGAAACCGGACCAGCATTCCCAGCCCCGTTTCCCCGTGATTGACAACTTGGG gtgcatggtggacagcaaggcagatggctgcctgtccaggtttgtcccctccaagcagaaggatgtgctccgcttcacaattgatgccttcctcttccagaaaaagctgtccaggaag catgaagtgactgagctgtacatgcactgtgtcatggctgtggctcctgctaaagcaacaccagggaccaagtcctgcacctacaacagggaggtgaagag gtgggaggagctgtatggtgaccatgaggtctgtgcctgctgtgagtccaggtgtCCTGGCAGCTGTAATGAAGGTGG gtaccaggagcctggtgaccagtag